One Mycolicibacterium sarraceniae genomic window carries:
- a CDS encoding pseudouridine synthase, with amino-acid sequence MRRGRPAPLPDRDGVGPARVRLRGGAVLVELADRFGEDAAEKVLSGEVVDADGAVITPSTVLPPGAQVYLYRELPDEVVVPFDIPVLYRDDDIVVVDKPHFLATMPRGGHVAQTALVRLRRSLELPELSPAHRLDRLTAGVLLFTVRREVRGAYQTLFARGLVRKTYLARSSAVSSVSLPTVMRSRIIKRRGQLQACEEPGEPNAETLVESLGEGCYRLTPQTGRTHQLRVHMASLGLAIDNDPLYPRVVEVADDDFSAPLRLVAKRLEFDDPFTGEVRSFVSAGTTDTST; translated from the coding sequence TTGAGACGTGGGCGCCCGGCACCCCTCCCCGATCGCGACGGTGTGGGCCCGGCGCGGGTGCGGCTGCGGGGCGGCGCGGTGCTCGTCGAACTGGCTGACCGGTTCGGTGAGGATGCCGCCGAAAAGGTGCTCAGCGGTGAGGTGGTCGATGCAGACGGGGCGGTGATCACCCCGTCCACCGTGTTGCCGCCCGGTGCCCAGGTGTACCTGTACCGCGAGCTGCCCGACGAGGTGGTGGTGCCGTTCGATATCCCGGTGCTCTACCGCGACGACGACATTGTGGTGGTCGACAAGCCGCACTTTCTGGCCACCATGCCGCGCGGTGGGCATGTGGCGCAGACCGCGCTGGTCCGGTTGCGTCGCTCGCTCGAACTGCCGGAGCTCAGCCCGGCGCACCGGCTGGATCGGCTGACCGCGGGGGTGCTGCTGTTCACGGTCCGGCGTGAGGTTCGGGGCGCTTATCAGACGCTGTTCGCGCGCGGGCTGGTGCGCAAAACCTACCTGGCGCGTTCGTCGGCTGTCTCTTCGGTGTCGCTGCCGACCGTCATGCGCAGCCGAATCATCAAGCGGCGCGGTCAGTTACAGGCTTGTGAAGAACCGGGTGAGCCGAATGCCGAGACGTTGGTGGAGTCTTTGGGCGAGGGGTGCTATCGGCTGACTCCGCAGACTGGACGCACGCATCAGCTACGGGTCCATATGGCATCGCTGGGCTTGGCGATCGATAACGACCCGTTGTACCCGCGTGTGGTCGAGGTGGCCGACGATGATTTCTCCGCGCCGCTGCGGCTGGTGGCCAAGCGGCTGGAGTTCGACGACCCGTTCACGGGGGAGGTGCGGTCGTTCGTCAGCGCTGGCACGACGGACACCAGTACGTGA
- a CDS encoding glycerol-3-phosphate dehydrogenase/oxidase, translating into MSDPILRPGTGQTFLGPSERARAWERLGSEQFDAVVVGGGVVGAGCALDAATRGLKVALVEARDFASGTSSRSSKMFHGGLRYLEQLEFGLVREALHERELSLTTLAPHLVKPLPFLFPLTNRVWERPYIAAGIFLYDQLGGAKSVPPQKHLTKSGALRLAPGLKRSSLIGGIRYYDTVVDDARHTMTVARTAAHYGAVVRTSTQVVKLLREGDRVIGVTIRDSEDGSVEDVRGHVVINATGVWTDEIQALSKERGRFRVRASKGVHVVVPRDRIVSEVAIILRTEKSVLFVIPWGTHWIIGTTDTDWNLDLAHPAATKADIDYLLATVNTVLATPLTHDDIDGVYAGLRPLLAGESEETSKLSREHAVAVPSPGLVAIAGGKYTTYRVMAEDAVDAAAEYVPARVATSITEKVPLMGADGYFALINQTQSVGGRYGLHPYRVRHLLDRYGSLIGEVLALAADKPELLEPITDAPVYLRVEAAYAAAAEGALHLEDILARRMRISIEYPHRGVDCAAEVADIVAPILGWSEADCAREVATYIARVEAEVLSQAQPDDESADALRAAAPEARAEILEPVPLN; encoded by the coding sequence ATGAGCGACCCGATCCTGAGACCGGGCACCGGTCAGACCTTTCTCGGCCCTTCCGAACGTGCGCGCGCCTGGGAGCGATTGGGCAGCGAACAGTTCGACGCCGTCGTTGTCGGCGGTGGCGTGGTCGGTGCGGGCTGCGCACTGGATGCCGCGACCCGCGGGCTCAAGGTGGCCCTTGTCGAGGCGCGCGACTTCGCGTCGGGAACGTCGAGCCGCAGTTCGAAGATGTTCCACGGGGGGCTGCGCTACCTCGAACAGCTCGAGTTCGGCCTGGTGCGCGAGGCGCTGCACGAGCGTGAGCTCTCCCTGACCACGCTCGCGCCGCATCTGGTCAAGCCGCTGCCGTTTCTGTTCCCGCTGACCAATCGGGTGTGGGAGCGGCCGTACATCGCGGCGGGCATCTTCCTCTACGACCAGCTGGGTGGCGCGAAATCTGTTCCACCGCAAAAGCATTTGACGAAATCCGGGGCGCTCCGGCTGGCTCCTGGGCTCAAGCGCAGCTCGTTGATCGGTGGCATCCGCTATTACGACACCGTCGTCGACGACGCCAGGCACACCATGACCGTCGCCCGGACCGCCGCCCACTATGGCGCGGTGGTGCGCACGTCGACCCAGGTGGTGAAGCTGCTCCGCGAGGGTGACCGGGTGATCGGCGTGACGATCCGGGACTCCGAGGACGGTTCGGTCGAGGATGTCCGCGGGCACGTGGTGATCAACGCCACCGGGGTGTGGACCGACGAGATCCAGGCGCTGTCCAAGGAACGCGGCCGCTTCCGGGTGCGCGCGTCCAAGGGTGTGCACGTGGTGGTGCCGCGGGATCGGATCGTGTCCGAGGTGGCGATCATCCTGCGCACCGAGAAGTCGGTGCTGTTCGTGATTCCGTGGGGCACGCACTGGATCATCGGGACCACCGACACCGACTGGAACTTGGATCTGGCGCACCCGGCCGCGACGAAGGCCGATATCGACTACCTCCTCGCCACTGTGAACACGGTGCTGGCGACGCCACTGACCCACGACGATATCGACGGGGTGTACGCCGGACTGCGGCCGTTGTTGGCGGGGGAGAGCGAGGAGACCTCCAAGCTCTCGCGCGAGCACGCGGTGGCGGTGCCGTCGCCGGGCCTGGTGGCGATCGCGGGCGGCAAGTACACGACGTACCGGGTGATGGCCGAGGACGCGGTCGACGCGGCGGCGGAGTACGTCCCGGCCCGGGTGGCGACATCGATCACCGAGAAGGTGCCGCTGATGGGTGCCGACGGCTATTTCGCGCTGATCAACCAGACCCAGAGTGTCGGGGGGCGCTACGGGCTGCATCCCTACCGAGTACGCCACCTGCTGGACCGGTACGGCTCGCTGATCGGTGAGGTGCTGGCGCTGGCCGCCGACAAGCCCGAGCTGCTGGAGCCGATCACCGACGCGCCGGTGTACCTCAGGGTGGAGGCCGCCTATGCGGCGGCCGCCGAAGGGGCGCTGCATCTGGAGGACATCCTGGCGCGCCGGATGCGGATCTCGATCGAATATCCGCACCGCGGGGTGGATTGTGCCGCCGAGGTCGCCGATATCGTCGCGCCGATCCTGGGCTGGAGCGAGGCCGACTGTGCCCGCGAGGTCGCGACGTACATCGCGCGGGTGGAGGCCGAGGTGCTCTCGCAGGCCCAGCCCGACGACGAGTCGGCCGATGCGCTGCGGGCCGCGGCGCCGGAGGCGCGCGCCGAGATTCTTGAGCCGGTGCCACTTAATTGA
- a CDS encoding NAD(P)H-quinone dehydrogenase, producing the protein MTTRIVIIGGGPAGYEAALVAAGRAEVTVVDSDGIGGACVLFDCVPSKTFIASTGVRTELRRASGLGFDIGIDDAKISLPQINNRVKTLARSQSADIGNHLLREKVHVVAGRGELIDSVPGMAHHRVKVTTPNGQVGTLKADVVLIATGASPRVLPNAEPDGERILTWRQLYDLPELPEHLVIVGSGVTGAEFCNAYTELGVTVTVVASRDQILPHEDSDAAAVLEEVFAERGVTLVKNARASSVLRTEGGVKVTMADGRVVEGSHALMTVGSVPNTAGLGLERVGVELGGGNYIPVDRVSRTKASGVYAAGDCTGLLPLASVAAMQGRIAMYHALGEGVAPIRLRTVASATFTRPEIAAVGVPQTAIDDGSVPARTIMLPLNTNARAKMSLLTRGFVKIFCRPATGVVIGGVVVAPIASELILPIALAVQNRISVTDLAQTLSVYPSLSGSIVEAARRLMAHDDLG; encoded by the coding sequence GTGACGACGCGGATCGTGATCATCGGTGGGGGGCCGGCCGGTTACGAGGCCGCACTGGTCGCGGCGGGACGGGCCGAGGTCACCGTGGTGGACTCCGACGGCATTGGCGGGGCGTGCGTTCTCTTCGACTGCGTGCCGTCCAAGACCTTCATCGCCTCGACAGGTGTGCGCACCGAACTGCGCCGCGCCTCGGGGCTGGGGTTCGACATCGGCATCGACGACGCCAAGATCTCCTTGCCCCAGATCAACAACCGGGTGAAGACGCTGGCCCGCTCCCAATCCGCCGATATCGGCAACCACCTGCTGCGCGAGAAGGTCCACGTTGTCGCGGGTCGCGGTGAGCTGATCGACTCCGTGCCGGGCATGGCCCACCACCGCGTCAAAGTCACCACACCGAACGGCCAGGTCGGCACCCTCAAGGCCGACGTCGTACTGATCGCCACCGGCGCGAGCCCCCGCGTCCTGCCCAACGCCGAGCCCGACGGCGAGCGCATCCTCACCTGGCGGCAGCTCTACGACCTGCCTGAGCTGCCCGAACACCTGGTGATCGTCGGATCCGGTGTCACCGGCGCCGAGTTCTGCAACGCCTACACCGAGCTCGGTGTCACCGTCACCGTGGTGGCCAGCCGCGACCAGATCCTCCCGCACGAGGACAGCGACGCCGCTGCCGTGCTGGAAGAGGTCTTCGCCGAGCGCGGGGTGACGCTGGTCAAGAACGCCAGGGCGTCCTCGGTGCTCCGCACCGAGGGCGGGGTCAAGGTCACGATGGCCGACGGCCGCGTCGTCGAGGGCAGCCACGCGCTGATGACGGTCGGATCGGTGCCCAACACCGCTGGTCTGGGGCTGGAACGGGTCGGCGTCGAACTCGGGGGAGGCAACTACATCCCGGTCGACCGGGTGTCCCGCACCAAGGCCTCGGGCGTCTATGCCGCCGGCGACTGCACGGGGCTGCTGCCGCTGGCCTCGGTCGCGGCAATGCAGGGCCGTATCGCGATGTATCACGCGCTGGGCGAGGGGGTGGCCCCGATCCGGCTGCGCACGGTCGCCTCAGCCACCTTCACCAGGCCCGAGATCGCCGCCGTCGGGGTACCGCAAACCGCCATCGATGATGGGTCGGTGCCCGCCCGCACGATCATGCTGCCGCTGAACACCAACGCTCGAGCCAAGATGTCGCTGCTCACCCGTGGTTTCGTGAAGATCTTCTGCCGGCCCGCCACCGGCGTCGTCATCGGCGGTGTGGTGGTGGCCCCGATCGCCTCCGAGTTGATCCTCCCGATCGCTCTGGCGGTGCAAAACCGCATCTCGGTGACCGATCTGGCCCAGACGCTGTCGGTCTACCCGTCGCTGTCCGGGTCGATCGTCGAGGCTGCGCGCCGCCTGATGGCCCACGACGATCTCGGCTAG
- a CDS encoding gamma-glutamylcyclotransferase: MPLYAAYGSNMHPEQMLERAPHSPMAGTGWLHGWRLTFAGEDIGWEGALATLVEDPDSKVFVVLYDMTPADEQNLDRWEGSELGFHKKIRCRIECESTDTTTDPVLAWLYVLDAWEGGLPSARYIGVIADAAEIAGAPAEYVHDLRTRPASNIGPGTGSS; this comes from the coding sequence GTGCCGCTCTATGCCGCCTATGGGTCCAACATGCATCCCGAGCAGATGCTGGAACGCGCGCCGCATTCCCCGATGGCCGGCACCGGCTGGCTGCACGGCTGGCGGCTGACGTTCGCCGGTGAGGACATCGGCTGGGAAGGCGCGCTTGCCACTCTGGTCGAGGACCCCGATTCCAAGGTGTTCGTAGTGCTCTACGACATGACGCCCGCCGACGAACAGAACCTGGATCGCTGGGAGGGCTCAGAGCTGGGCTTCCACAAGAAGATCAGATGCCGCATCGAGTGCGAATCCACCGACACCACAACCGATCCCGTGCTCGCCTGGCTCTATGTGCTGGACGCATGGGAGGGCGGACTGCCCTCGGCGCGCTACATCGGCGTGATAGCTGATGCTGCCGAGATCGCCGGTGCCCCAGCTGAGTACGTGCACGATCTGCGCACCCGTCCGGCAAGCAACATCGGCCCCGGGACCGGCAGCAGCTAG
- the galE gene encoding UDP-glucose 4-epimerase GalE gives MKLLVTGGAGYVGSVCAAVLVEEGHEVVVVDDLSTGNGDAVPAGAQFIEADMVEVAPTLLGDGSFGGVLHFAAKIMVGESVEAPERYWDGNVIKTLQLLEAIRAAGVPRLVFSSTAATYGEPESVPITEDAPTRPTSAYGATKLAIDHAITSYAIAHGLAATSLRYFNIAGAYAGLGERHPTETHLIPLVLQVATGQRREILVYGNDWPTPDGTCIRDYIHVRDLADAHLLALQNSKPGEHQIYNLGNGTGFSVREVIASCERVTGGPIAARDVERRAGDPAVLIASSEKAITELGWKPQHTNIDEIVSDAWEFTRSRI, from the coding sequence ATGAAGCTTCTGGTGACCGGCGGTGCCGGCTACGTCGGCAGTGTGTGTGCCGCAGTGCTGGTGGAAGAGGGGCATGAGGTCGTCGTCGTCGACGATCTGTCGACAGGTAACGGTGACGCCGTTCCGGCCGGGGCGCAGTTCATCGAGGCCGACATGGTCGAGGTCGCGCCGACGCTGCTCGGCGACGGATCCTTCGGCGGAGTGCTGCACTTCGCCGCCAAAATAATGGTGGGTGAGTCGGTTGAGGCGCCGGAGCGTTACTGGGACGGCAACGTCATCAAGACGCTGCAACTACTGGAGGCGATCCGCGCCGCTGGCGTGCCACGGTTGGTGTTCTCCTCGACAGCGGCCACCTACGGTGAGCCGGAGTCGGTGCCGATCACCGAGGACGCGCCGACCAGGCCGACCAGTGCCTACGGTGCCACGAAACTTGCGATCGACCACGCAATCACGTCGTATGCCATCGCGCACGGACTGGCCGCGACCAGCCTGCGTTACTTCAACATCGCCGGGGCGTATGCCGGATTAGGTGAGCGCCACCCCACCGAGACGCACTTGATTCCACTGGTGCTGCAGGTTGCCACTGGGCAGCGCCGGGAGATCCTGGTGTACGGAAACGACTGGCCCACCCCGGATGGCACCTGTATTCGCGACTACATCCACGTGCGCGATCTTGCCGATGCGCACCTGCTGGCGCTGCAGAACTCCAAGCCCGGCGAACATCAGATCTACAACCTGGGCAACGGCACCGGGTTTTCGGTGCGTGAGGTGATCGCGAGTTGTGAGCGGGTGACCGGCGGGCCGATCGCTGCGCGCGATGTCGAGCGCCGGGCCGGCGATCCGGCGGTGCTGATCGCCTCCAGTGAGAAGGCAATCACCGAACTCGGCTGGAAGCCACAGCACACCAATATCGACGAGATCGTCTCCGACGCTTGGGAATTCACCCGCTCGCGGATTTGA
- a CDS encoding amidohydrolase, whose amino-acid sequence MSIADIAESWLAGHFDELVGWRRHIHRYPELSRQEFATTQFVADRLVEVGLNPKVLPGGTGLTCDFGPEHAPRIALRADMDGLPMAERTGAPYSSTMPNVAHACGHDAHTAMLIGAATALASAPELPVGVRLIFQAAEELMPGGAIDAIAAGALVGVSRIFALHCDPRLAVGRVAIIPGPITSAADSIEITLHSAGGHTSRPHLTSDLVYGMGTLITGLPGVLSRRIDPRHSTVMVWGAANAGVAANAIPQTGTLAGTVRTASRDAWVGMEDLVRETVSGLLAPLRIEHTVQYHRGVPPVVNEERSTQIMTHAIEAVAPDALADTRQSGGGEDFSWYLEEVPGAMGRLGVWSGRGEQLDLHQPTFDLDERALAVGVRVLVNIVEQSAGY is encoded by the coding sequence ATGAGCATCGCCGATATCGCCGAGTCCTGGCTGGCGGGGCACTTCGATGAGCTGGTGGGCTGGCGCCGCCACATTCACCGCTATCCGGAGCTGAGCCGCCAGGAGTTCGCCACCACTCAGTTCGTCGCCGATCGTTTGGTTGAGGTCGGCCTCAACCCGAAGGTATTGCCCGGCGGTACCGGCCTGACGTGTGATTTCGGCCCCGAGCATGCGCCGCGGATCGCGTTGCGTGCCGATATGGATGGGCTGCCGATGGCCGAGCGCACCGGCGCCCCGTACAGCTCGACCATGCCGAACGTCGCGCACGCCTGCGGCCATGACGCGCACACCGCGATGCTGATCGGCGCCGCGACGGCGCTGGCGTCGGCACCCGAACTGCCGGTCGGTGTGCGGCTGATCTTCCAGGCCGCTGAGGAACTCATGCCCGGCGGAGCGATCGACGCGATCGCCGCCGGTGCACTGGTGGGGGTGTCGCGGATCTTCGCGCTGCACTGTGATCCCCGGCTGGCGGTAGGCCGCGTCGCGATCATCCCTGGCCCGATCACATCGGCGGCGGACTCGATCGAGATCACCCTGCACTCGGCCGGCGGCCACACGTCGCGACCACACCTGACATCGGATTTGGTGTACGGGATGGGCACGCTGATCACCGGGTTGCCCGGTGTGCTGTCCCGCCGGATCGACCCACGGCACAGCACCGTGATGGTCTGGGGAGCGGCCAATGCGGGCGTCGCGGCCAATGCGATCCCGCAGACCGGGACCTTGGCCGGCACCGTGCGAACGGCCAGTCGTGATGCCTGGGTCGGTATGGAAGACCTTGTGAGGGAGACGGTTTCAGGCCTCTTGGCGCCACTGAGAATCGAGCACACCGTGCAGTACCATCGTGGCGTGCCGCCGGTGGTCAACGAGGAGCGCTCGACGCAGATCATGACGCACGCCATCGAAGCCGTGGCGCCCGATGCGTTGGCCGACACCCGTCAGTCCGGCGGCGGTGAGGATTTCTCCTGGTATCTGGAGGAAGTGCCCGGCGCAATGGGGCGGCTCGGGGTGTGGAGCGGTCGCGGCGAACAGCTCGATCTGCATCAACCGACATTCGATCTCGACGAGCGGGCGCTCGCGGTCGGGGTCCGGGTTCTGGTCAATATCGTCGAACAGTCGGCAGGGTACTGA
- a CDS encoding M20 family metallopeptidase, with protein MPAATASTRVEDVVAARGGDLIELSHAIHAEPELAFDEHRSCAKAQALVAERGFEITAAPGGLDTAFRADFGSGPLVIGICAEYDALPGIGHACGHNIIAASAVGTALALAEVADALGLTVALIGTPAEESGGGKALLIEAGVFDDVAAAVMLHPGPIDIAAARSLALSEVIVTYAGRESHAAVAPYLGINAADAVTVAQVAIGLLRQQMAPGQLAHGIVTEGGSATNIIPGRARLQYTMRAVNTDSLRGLEAKMRGCFAAGAVATGCEHEIAEAAPPYAELTPDSWLAEVFRDEMTKMGRTPVPAEVEAAMPLGSTDMGNVTQLLPGIHPVVGVESNGAVIHQPGFTVAAGGPSGDRAVTEGAIMLARTVVRLAEAPAERDRVLESQDRRKVVRR; from the coding sequence ATGCCCGCCGCCACCGCGTCCACCCGCGTCGAGGACGTCGTTGCGGCTCGCGGTGGCGATTTGATCGAACTCTCGCACGCCATTCACGCTGAGCCCGAGCTTGCGTTCGACGAGCACCGCAGCTGTGCCAAGGCGCAGGCGCTGGTGGCGGAGCGCGGGTTCGAGATCACCGCGGCGCCGGGTGGTTTGGACACCGCATTCCGGGCCGACTTCGGGTCGGGCCCGCTGGTGATCGGCATCTGCGCGGAGTACGACGCGCTGCCCGGGATCGGTCATGCGTGCGGGCACAACATCATCGCGGCGTCGGCGGTGGGGACCGCGCTGGCACTGGCTGAGGTGGCTGACGCGCTTGGACTCACGGTCGCCCTGATCGGCACACCTGCCGAGGAGTCCGGCGGCGGCAAGGCATTGCTGATCGAGGCCGGAGTGTTCGACGATGTCGCGGCCGCGGTGATGCTGCACCCCGGGCCGATCGATATCGCCGCCGCGCGGTCGCTGGCATTGTCCGAGGTGATCGTCACCTATGCCGGCCGCGAATCGCATGCCGCCGTCGCACCGTATCTAGGGATCAACGCCGCCGACGCGGTGACCGTCGCGCAGGTGGCGATCGGGTTGCTGCGACAACAGATGGCACCCGGCCAACTGGCGCACGGCATCGTCACCGAGGGCGGGTCGGCGACCAACATCATTCCGGGCCGGGCTCGGCTGCAGTACACGATGCGGGCGGTCAACACCGATTCGTTGCGGGGTCTGGAAGCCAAGATGCGCGGCTGCTTCGCTGCCGGGGCGGTCGCGACCGGCTGCGAGCACGAGATCGCCGAAGCCGCACCGCCTTACGCGGAACTGACGCCCGACTCGTGGCTTGCCGAGGTGTTCCGCGACGAGATGACCAAGATGGGCCGCACCCCGGTGCCGGCCGAGGTGGAAGCCGCAATGCCGTTGGGGAGTACGGATATGGGCAATGTCACACAGTTACTTCCGGGCATTCACCCGGTAGTCGGCGTCGAATCGAACGGTGCGGTGATCCACCAGCCCGGCTTCACTGTCGCGGCGGGGGGGCCGAGTGGGGATCGCGCGGTCACCGAAGGGGCAATCATGTTGGCGCGCACAGTCGTTCGGCTGGCTGAGGCGCCTGCGGAGCGGGATCGCGTGCTGGAGTCACAGGACCGGCGGAAGGTGGTTCGCCGATGA
- a CDS encoding purine-nucleoside phosphorylase, producing MSPDAEHAAAVIAERTGVQRHDVAVVLGSGWTPAAAALGTPVAEIPMSVIPGFTPPSALGHRGRVLSVPLGSRNVLVLLGRIHAYEGHDLRAVVHPVRTARAAGANIVVLTNAAGGLRPEYRVGQPVLISDHLNLTARSPLVGAQFVDLVDAYSPRLRDLARSVDPSLTEGVYAAMPGPHYETPAEIRMLRTLGADLVGMSTVHETIAARAAGAQVLGVSLVTNLAAGMTGQPLSHDEVLAAGRASATAMGALLASVLARL from the coding sequence GTGAGTCCAGACGCCGAGCACGCTGCAGCGGTGATCGCCGAGCGCACCGGCGTGCAGCGACACGATGTCGCCGTGGTCCTCGGGTCGGGATGGACACCGGCGGCCGCCGCACTGGGAACCCCCGTGGCCGAGATCCCGATGTCGGTGATCCCCGGCTTCACTCCCCCGTCGGCACTCGGCCATCGTGGTCGGGTGCTCTCGGTGCCGCTCGGGTCACGCAATGTGCTGGTCCTGCTCGGTCGCATCCACGCCTACGAAGGCCACGACCTGCGTGCCGTCGTCCATCCGGTGCGAACCGCGCGCGCCGCCGGCGCGAACATCGTGGTGCTGACCAACGCCGCCGGCGGCCTGCGACCCGAGTACCGGGTCGGGCAGCCGGTACTGATCAGCGACCACCTCAACCTGACGGCCCGTTCTCCGCTCGTCGGGGCACAGTTCGTCGACCTGGTGGACGCGTATTCGCCACGGCTGCGGGACCTGGCGCGCTCTGTCGACCCGAGCCTGACCGAAGGCGTCTACGCGGCCATGCCGGGCCCGCATTACGAGACTCCTGCCGAGATCCGGATGCTCCGCACGCTGGGCGCCGACCTGGTCGGGATGTCGACCGTGCACGAAACGATCGCGGCGCGGGCAGCGGGGGCGCAGGTCCTCGGGGTCTCGCTGGTGACGAACCTGGCCGCCGGGATGACCGGCCAGCCGCTCAGTCACGACGAAGTTCTCGCCGCGGGTCGGGCATCGGCCACCGCGATGGGCGCACTACTGGCCTCGGTGCTCGCACGCTTATAG
- a CDS encoding phospho-sugar mutase: MTPEDWIAHDPDPVTAAELAALDAVELAARFSRPLTFGTAGLRGPVRGGPDAMNLAVARRVTWALAQVLTDRGLGGSPVVVGRDARHGSAQFGEATAEVFAAQGFSVITWEHPVPTPVVAFAVRQSGAAAGVQITASHNPPVDNGYKVYLDGGLQIVSPVDREIEAAIALAPPADQIPRLAVQPADDALVEAYLARVATLRRTAQGRLRVALTAMHGVGGELAVRVLGAAGFDDVHTVTSQFAPDPDFPTVPFPNPEEPGAADALLELAKQVGADIAVALDPDADRCAVGIPVGDRWRMLSGDETGWLLGDYILSTLPPGRAATSVVASSVVSSQLLAKIAADHGARHVETLTGFKWLARADAGLGAQSLVYAYEEAIGHCVDPAAVRDKDGIGAAVLICDLVTSFIAQGDSIPAALDRLALRHGVYTTAAVSRRVADPAEAAAMMARLHTTPPTELAGFAVHATQQGDAVFLTGGDQQSWVRVVVRPSGTEPKVKCYTEVRQKVGADLADARRGAAAVQDRLLESIRTW; the protein is encoded by the coding sequence GTGACCCCCGAGGACTGGATCGCCCACGACCCCGATCCGGTCACCGCTGCCGAGCTCGCCGCATTGGACGCCGTCGAGCTCGCCGCCCGCTTCTCCCGGCCGCTGACCTTCGGCACCGCCGGCCTGCGCGGGCCTGTGCGCGGCGGGCCGGACGCGATGAACCTCGCGGTAGCGCGGCGGGTGACATGGGCGCTGGCCCAGGTGCTGACCGACCGGGGTCTGGGCGGCTCACCCGTGGTGGTCGGTCGCGACGCCCGACACGGCTCGGCGCAATTCGGCGAAGCGACAGCTGAAGTGTTTGCCGCCCAAGGGTTTTCGGTGATAACCTGGGAGCACCCGGTGCCGACCCCTGTTGTCGCGTTCGCGGTCCGGCAGTCCGGTGCCGCGGCCGGCGTGCAGATCACCGCCTCACACAACCCGCCGGTCGATAACGGATACAAGGTGTACCTCGACGGCGGCCTGCAGATCGTCTCACCCGTCGATCGCGAGATCGAAGCCGCGATCGCGCTGGCGCCGCCGGCTGACCAGATCCCCCGCCTAGCCGTGCAACCCGCTGACGACGCGTTGGTGGAGGCCTACCTGGCCCGCGTGGCGACGCTGCGGCGGACCGCGCAGGGAAGGCTGCGGGTGGCACTGACGGCGATGCACGGGGTCGGCGGCGAGCTTGCGGTGCGTGTGCTGGGCGCGGCGGGATTCGACGATGTGCACACCGTCACAAGCCAATTCGCTCCCGACCCGGACTTCCCGACGGTGCCCTTCCCCAATCCGGAAGAACCGGGCGCGGCCGACGCACTGCTCGAACTCGCCAAGCAGGTCGGCGCCGATATCGCCGTCGCGCTGGACCCCGACGCCGACCGCTGCGCCGTCGGCATTCCGGTCGGCGACCGGTGGCGGATGCTCTCCGGCGACGAAACCGGTTGGCTGCTTGGCGATTACATCCTATCCACGCTGCCGCCGGGGCGGGCCGCGACAAGCGTGGTGGCCAGCAGTGTGGTGTCGTCGCAGCTGCTGGCGAAGATCGCCGCCGACCACGGCGCGCGGCACGTCGAGACCCTCACCGGGTTCAAATGGCTCGCCAGAGCCGATGCCGGACTGGGCGCCCAGAGCCTGGTCTATGCCTACGAGGAAGCCATCGGACACTGCGTCGACCCAGCGGCAGTCCGCGACAAGGACGGTATCGGCGCGGCCGTGCTCATCTGTGATCTGGTGACTAGCTTTATTGCACAGGGTGATTCGATACCAGCCGCACTAGACAGACTGGCCCTGCGGCACGGCGTGTACACCACCGCCGCGGTGTCGCGGCGGGTGGCGGATCCCGCCGAGGCCGCAGCGATGATGGCCCGCCTGCACACAACGCCACCGACCGAGCTGGCGGGTTTTGCGGTACACGCCACCCAGCAGGGCGACGCGGTGTTCCTCACCGGAGGTGATCAGCAGAGCTGGGTGCGGGTGGTGGTGCGACCGTCAGGCACCGAGCCGAAAGTCAAGTGCTACACCGAGGTTCGCCAGAAAGTCGGCGCGGATCTGGCCGATGCGCGCCGGGGTGCGGCCGCCGTACAGGACAGGCTGCTGGAATCCATCCGGACCTGGTAG